The genomic window CTACTACCGCTTAATGATGAACGCTCTCCGGAAGTACGGCGGGGGTCGAACAGAGGTGGCGCTGTGAAAGCGTAGCGGACATGGGTGCTGTTGACGCATCAGTCTATATGTTCCCAATTGAAGTCTTCTGCCAGAATGCGAGTGCCGTGAGAGCCTCGAGTGATCGCGCTGCCGATCTGAATCAGTGATCAAGCATGAAGGACCTCGAGTGTATCAACGACATCGCTGTAAAAATCGTGGACGCTCGTTCAACGACAATACGAAGATGGTCTTCGCACACGCGAGGATTGGCTTCTATAAGCTGTTGTTCACGTTCTACTCGTTACTCCGGTTCACGATGATTATCCGCCAGTTAGACGGTGAACTTGATGTTTCGTGTTGTTCGCTTCACCGTCGCGTCGAACGTTTCGACGAAGCCCTCGGCTTGCCTCGGGACGATCTAGTTGGTTCAGTTGAAATTAATAAGTTCTACGTTCCTACCGGGAAGAAATACTCCGAGCGGGATCAATTGTCGCGCTCAGGTGGCTGTCGAAACGTGGACGAGGAAGTTACGATGCCTTGTTTTGCCGGCGAGTGACGACAGTCTCAGACACTTTTACGGCGATTTTCCGTCAGATTAACCGGGAAATGGACGCCGTCTGGCGATATGGCATCTCTCAGACGGCTAGCGCGGATGTGTCGAGACCTTGCCAAACAGCACGTTGACGATCCGGACGTACCCGCCGCGCCAGACGGCGCGGACGGGTACACCGAGTGGGTGCAGATCGCGTTAATTCTGTACCGCGTCAAATTGGATAAGAGCCTTCGCGAGACGGAAGACCACCTCAATGAGATGTCCGGTGTCCTCGCTGTGTTCGGACTCGACGAGGCACCGTACTACAGCTCGTTCTGTCGGTGGGAACAAGACTACCGGATGCGTGAACTCCGCCGCCTGCTCCGCCGACGTGCGGAGCAGGCGGGCTGGAGTGGTGAAGCCGCAATTGACGCGAGTGGTTTCCAGCGTGATCAAACCAGCCATCATTACCGCGACCGCGCGAACTACTCGTTTCAGTCGATGAAGACGACGAGCTTGATCGACGTGAACTCGCTAGCGATCAAGGACGTTCACTACACGAGACAGAAGGCGTGGGACGACCATATCGGGATGCAGGTCTTCCGCGTTCCAGCGGAAGACCTGCGCGTACTGTCTGCTGACGCGAACTACTCGTGGGGAGAGTTTCGTGAGGAATGCCGCTCCGACTCAACGCGCGTTGATCAAGCACAGAGAACAGAAACCGTTGCAGAAGTCCCACAACACTCGAATGAACGAGGACTACAACCAGCACTGGATGAGTGAAACCGGCTTCTCGCAGCTGAAGGAAGACGACGGCGAGAAGCTCCGCTTCCGAAGCTGGCACGGCCAGTTCCGAGAGCTGACACGGAAGTGCATCGTGCGTAACCTGACGCAGGCGGCGAATTAAGGGTTCGCCGCCTGCTCCCCCTTCTCCGGATGTATCCGGAAGAGGTATTGCCGTCGTCACTGGACCAATGGAGCAAGATACGATAGTTTTGACGCTTCAGCAGCCACCGTGAGTAGTGGTTACTGCATCTTCTGAGTTCAAAAACTCGTCTCCGACGCTTTGATCCTGTGGAAATTGACCCTATCCAGACGCTGTCTTGCATTCAACAAGGCAACAGAACAGCAAGAGTAGTATATATTACAGTCAAAATATGAGCGAGTATCCCAGATGACCGATTATATCGACACATATCGTGAATCGATTGCGTTTGGAAATAACGGAGCTAGAGCGCTTCAGAGCGAGGTTGTTTAAGGATACGAGTAGAAATATCGAGATTCACAATATATATATGCCCCTATTGTGATTATATAATATGGCCAATAATACGTCTTCCGGCCGTCAACTCAAAACTCTCACGACTGCTTTTGAACTGATTGACATTATCCAGCAGCAAAACGGTATGTCGATTGAATCTCTTGCAAAAGAGATGGACTTAGCACAAAGTACTGTTCATGGATATGTGAAAACTCTCACGAATAATGGATACCTCGTCTATGAGGACGGGAAGTACCACATTGGATTGGAATTTTTGAATAAAGGTGGTTATGCTAGGATGAGAAAACCGGAGTATGATTTGATCATATCGAAATTGGAGGGATTAGCAGAACAGACTGGCGAACGCGTCCAATTTATTGTTGAAGAAAATGGGAGAGGTTACTATATTCACACATCTATCGGACAAAATGCTGTCCAGGTAGATGCACATATTGGGAAGGTAGTCCACCTTCATGCGAGCTCTGCAGGAAAAGCCATTCTTGCCCATTTATCAGAGGATCGCGTAAAGCAGATACTCAACCAGTGGGGAACTCCGACATACACTCAACATACGATTACCAGTTACGAAGAATTACTAGAAGAGCTGAGTACTATCCGGGATAGAGGATATTCAATTAGCGACCAAGAATCGATTAGTGGTCTTCGAGCAATTGGGGCACCAATCCGTTCCCAAAGTAGTGGTCAGCCACTTGGGGCAATTAGTCTCTCAGGCCCGGCCCATCGGCTCAAAGGAGAATGGTTTGAACAAGAGATTCCAGATATTGTTCTTGCAGTCGTAAACGAAATAGAACTCGATCTGGAGTATCAGTAATCAATTATTCAATTGACCATAATACGGGTACGAATGGGGGCAGAGTCTCAGGTGTGAATTACAACGGTATGAGTGTAATCAGTATGAGGGATTCAGTCAAAGTTCGTAATCTCTTTGTGATGAGCAGGCCAATTGAGCGTGAATTTGGCTAGGATTGAAAGGATAGGTCACGTCGAACACCTAATGGGTGTCTGGTGCATTTGCCTTCGGTAAGCATAATTACTCGAGGTTTCTGATTGGTGATTTCACTCTCGTACCTCATCAATCCCGTCAGCAACATCTTTGGCCTGGATATCGGAGTACGATTCATGGGTCGTTTCGATGGATTTGTGCCGAAGTGCTGATTGGGCGAGTTCGGAGTGGCCCTTCTCATAGAGTTCAGCTCCAAGCGCTCGTCTCGCACCATGGGGTTTCAGATACTCACCATTCTCTAGGTTGATACTAGCCTCTTTCGTCAGTCGCTTCATCACTGATCGACCACCGGCCTTCGTTAGTGCTGGCGGCGGAACCTGAGCGCTTCGAAGGGCATCGTCGATAGCTACATCTGCATCTGGATCCTCCTCAACTGCATCGCGATACGCTGCATATTTCGAGGGAGCATGATTAGTAGGAAAGATCGGCCAGTCATCGATCGGCGGATCTGCAATGCGACGGTATCGCTGAAGTGCGTCTTGAGCGGCTGACGGAAGACCAACGCGTTCATACTGGCGGGATTTGCCGAACACCTCAAGCGAGTGGTTCTCGAGATCGATATCGCCCCAGGTCACCCCGTTCCGATCGTCATCACGCGGATCCCGGAACAGTTCAGCGCCACGAACGCCGGCGCCAGCGAGCAGGACCACGATCGCCCGGTCGCGATAGGCGATTTCGCGAGATATATCGATCGTACCCTCAAGGGCGAGATCCACACGTTCAGTAACGTAGTTGATGAGCTGCTGGCGGTGTTTGGGGTCCCAGAACTGGCGGTTCGATCCCCTTTGTCTTCGGGGAGGAACTCTTCTGCACGCTGTGTATTTGCTGGATTGGTGTCTAGCAGTTCGTCGCGGACGCAAAACGAGAGAAACGCACGTACGTACTTGAAGTACGTATTCGTCGTCAACGCTATCAAATTTTGGTCGGTGTAATGCTCACAGAGTTTCACTCGACGGGACGCGACGCGCTATCACGGCTACGAAAAAGGCCACTCGACGATGCTCATATAATTACCGAGGAGCATTGCTAGAAACCCGGGTGCGAAGTCGGAAGCCATGTAGAGTTAGAAATAATTTCATATAAATTGAGCTGATAGTAGTGGTATCGATCACGGTCGACAACTCGAAGAGTGGATCAAAAAACGGTTGCTGAGAGCAGAGTGTAGCTGCCTCCAACATTCTTCCGCTGGATTTAATCGGTCGAATACATCGGCAAGGTCACGAACCCAATTGTCACAGACCTAGTGGTCCTGACAACCTCGACTTCGGACGTTACATTATACTCATCGGAATTGAACTTAATCGAGATATGCGGGAGACAGCGCCAAACGGCTCGTAGAAACCATTTTAAACTCATCTGCTGATCTGATAACTCCGATCGATTTCACTCTCGGCCAACTTCAAATTCCAAAACCGAGTGATTACTTCTAATTAATACTATAGGAGAATTTGACGTTGAGTATCATCCTAACTATCTTGCTCGCTTTCTTTCGGAACTTCTGAATAACATAATATCGTCAACACTGTGTATCCCAGTGGTCGTAAAGTATACTTTTATACAGTATTTGATTGATATAAGTTCAGATTTTAGAAGAGGGGGCATCAAATTAGATAGAAACATTCAAAATTGCAATCAGAAGCAATACATCGGAATTTATTTCCAAATAGCGGTGTGCCACTGCTGAATCATGGTCGTCTCATACCGCTGGAACCTGCTAATCTGGACAATTAAGTTCGACAATGCCGAATTATTCGCTAAGCGACTCCTCGACGACAGGTGGTTTACACACATACTATCGTAATTTGATTCGGAAGACTGTTGCATTGAACTGTGACAACAAAAACCATTATTCGTTGATCCGAGCTATCACCAATCGGTCCAACCCCATAATAATGATTATTCGCCTATGCAGAATTATCTTCAAAGTCCTTCAATTAGTACTTGGATCCGGTAAACAGAATCGATTCTAAGATCATCGTTGATAAAGTACGACAAGGTACCCGCCCGATCGGTTGCTATTACTTATTAGCAGAGAGAAAAATCGGTGTAGGAGAAATTAGAATACTGATTTCATGAAAATCGTCTCTGGATGACGTTTCGGTGTGTCTATAGTCGGTTCACCACTTTCCCACCTTGATAGAACGACGACATGCTATTGAGATCGAATCCTCTTCTGAATCCTATTTGCCGAACTAATGACTAACCCCGGGATATCCTGTTGGAACCGCTTCCCGGACATTGTATCAGCAGAACTCACAACACTGATCGCTCCCAATTGGCTTTGAGAATCATCGATGACCGCAGCGATTCCCCGGACATCTTCCTGCCACTCCTCTCGGTCGAAAGCAATCCCGCGAGATCGAATGTCCTGTAGTTCCTCGTCTAGATCCGACCGGCTCGTCAGCGTGTTCCCCGTATACTCCGACAAGCCGTTTTGATCAATGATTGCGTCTACATCTTCTGGACTCATCGCCGCAAGAAGTGCCTTTCCGGGCGCAGTACAGTGTAATGGAAGGGTGTCGCCCATTTCGATGGGAGGTTCGTCTGCTTTTTCTCTTGCCGCTGTGCACAGGCAGATTCCCGTCTTGCGTTCCACTACGACCAGACTTGCGACCAGTCGTGACGCTGTCGAAAGCTGACGAACCTCCGTGGCACTCGCTCGATAGAGCGGATGGCGATTTCGCGTGATTCCGCCTATTTGGAGGAAGCGAAGACTAACTCGATAGGTCCAGTTATCGCGAATCACGAAACCCAGCTGTTTGAGCGTATCTAGGTGATTGTGGATGGTACTTTTCGAAAACGCTACTTGGTCATCGAGTTCAGTGATCGTCGCACCATTGTGTTCGAGGAGCACTTCAATTAGACGCACACTGGTAGCAGTCGCTTTCACTGTCGTATCTTCTTTGTTAGTCATAGTAGTGATCTATACGCGAGGGCCTAAAGAATTATTCTCTTATTCCGAAAGAGGTATTGTGGCCGGCTACCACTCGGCGATACTACCGTCGTCGTGGTACCAGATTGGGTTCTGCCAGTCGAATTGTGTATCGGCCTGCTCCCGTACGAACGATTCATCGATATCGATACCGAGTCCGGGCGCATCAGGTGCGTCGACGTAGCCGTTCTCAAATCCGAATACACCCGGGTCGAGAAGGTAAGCGAGGAGATCATTCTGATTGTGATCGTGGATATCGAGATTCTGGCTTTGAACGAACGCATTCGGAGTAGCGACCGCGATATGAAGACACGAGGCGAAGGCTATCGGACCGAGTGCACAGTGAAGTGCGACAGCGATATCGGCGGCTTCGGCAGCGTCGGCAATTTTCTTGACTTCGGTGATACCGCCAGCGTGCGACGGATCCGGTTGGATGATATCCACCTGGCTGTTCGCGAGGGTCTGCTGGAACTCCCAGCGCGAGTACAGGCGCTCGCCGGAGGCAAGGGGCGTCTTTGTGTGTGACTCGATCCGTGGGAGAACATCGAAGTGTTCGGGGAGTACCGGCTCCTCATAGAACATCGGATCGTACGGATCTAGCTTCGATGCTACCCACTTGGCCATTCCCTTTGTTACTCGTCCGCGGAAGTCAACAGCGATATTAATGTTATTCCCTACCTCATCACGAACGCCAGCAAGACGGTTCGTAATCTCCTCGACAACCTCTGGGGAGTCGATTCGGCGAATTTGAGAGTTCGCCGCCATTTTGAGGGTGGTGTATCCGTTGTTGACCGCCGTTTCCGCGGCTTCCCTCATCTCCTCGGGTGTATCGCCGCCAATCCACTGATACGTAAGGATCCGGTCTCGGGCCCTGCCACCGAGAAGGTCGTACACGGGTGCGCCATAGTGCTTGCCCTTAATATCCCAAAGTGCCTGATCGACACCGGCCATCGAGCTCATGAGAATGGGACCCCCCCTGAAATGACGACCGCGGTACATCGCCTGCCAATGGCGTTCGATCTCGAGAGGATCCTTCCCGAGAAGGTAATTGTCTATGATCTCCTCGACTGCCGTAATCGTCGTTCGCGCATGTCCTTCGACGATCGGTTCTCCCCACCCGACCAATCCAGTGTCGGTCTCAAGCTTAAGGAACACCCACCGGGGAGGCACTTCGAACAGTTCATAGTCGATTATTTCCATAGAAGACGGTATTTTCTCCACACTAATGGTAGTTGTCCCGAGTAGCGGGTGTCCAAACAGAGTGAAAATCAGTTCGTGTCGGACGTCGTGGGGACGGTGATCCCATCGATCCGATCTAGCGCATCCTCCCGAGCGTTCCAGACCTCGAACATAGCCTCGTAGGAGTCACTGAAGTATTCGTACCATTCGTCGTACTGCGAGGCGCGCTCAGGTCGGGGTTCGTACGTCCGGTCAACAGTGGTCGTCTTCTCTGCGGCAGAGGGGATATCGTCGTACACTCCGGTGGCGACACCAGCAAGTAGCGCGACGCCTTTTGCGCCGAACTCATCGCCGACTGGAACGGAAATCGGCGTATCGAGGCAGTCGGCGAACATCTGGCACCAGAAGTCCGAGCGGGCGCCGCCACCGCTGATCAGGATCCTATTGGGATCACCAGCCATGTGTTCGAAGCAGTCTCTCATCGCCAGCGTGACGCCTTCGTAGACGGCACGGAGCAGGTATTCCCGATCGTGTTCCGGCGACATTCCAAGGAACTGCGCCCGAGCCGACGTCTCCAGGAACGGGCTACGTTCGCCCGACGTACTGAGATAGGGGTGGTAGAGTACGCCATCCGAACCGATCGGAATCTCCTCGAGGTCAGGAACGATTTCGGCGAAGTCCTGTCCGCCAGCGATCTCCTCGAACGCCCAGTCGAGATTCGGTGTGCCGGCCATCGATGCCATTGCCCGGACGTAGAAGTCGTCTTCGACCGCGAAGAGAAAGCCCGTTCCCTCGGTTTCCTCGGGTGCTTCGTCGAGTATTAGCTGGTTGAGCGACGTCGTTCCGACGACCGAAGAGCTATCGCCCTTCTGAG from Halostagnicola kamekurae includes these protein-coding regions:
- a CDS encoding FGGY-family carbohydrate kinase; translation: MSHILIGVDAGTTRIKSVAFDLDGNELHRAARDNSLQQPETGWVEQDMERTWTLTTETIRDVVDALDDPDTIIGIGMTGQGDGCWLIDEAGDPVRNAILWNDGRASKYVNEWEESGVAPLIANICGSDLFPGAPLPILQWLADEEPESIERAETVFCSKDWLKYRLTGERTTDRSDASLPFIDIETGEYSDIVPELVDVDGLDEMLPRLESASEIIGNVTGEGAEATGLPAGTPVVSGAIDIVASGIGSGAAQKGDSSSVVGTTSLNQLILDEAPEETEGTGFLFAVEDDFYVRAMASMAGTPNLDWAFEEIAGGQDFAEIVPDLEEIPIGSDGVLYHPYLSTSGERSPFLETSARAQFLGMSPEHDREYLLRAVYEGVTLAMRDCFEHMAGDPNRILISGGGARSDFWCQMFADCLDTPISVPVGDEFGAKGVALLAGVATGVYDDIPSAAEKTTTVDRTYEPRPERASQYDEWYEYFSDSYEAMFEVWNAREDALDRIDGITVPTTSDTN
- the dgoD gene encoding galactonate dehydratase → MEIIDYELFEVPPRWVFLKLETDTGLVGWGEPIVEGHARTTITAVEEIIDNYLLGKDPLEIERHWQAMYRGRHFRGGPILMSSMAGVDQALWDIKGKHYGAPVYDLLGGRARDRILTYQWIGGDTPEEMREAAETAVNNGYTTLKMAANSQIRRIDSPEVVEEITNRLAGVRDEVGNNINIAVDFRGRVTKGMAKWVASKLDPYDPMFYEEPVLPEHFDVLPRIESHTKTPLASGERLYSRWEFQQTLANSQVDIIQPDPSHAGGITEVKKIADAAEAADIAVALHCALGPIAFASCLHIAVATPNAFVQSQNLDIHDHNQNDLLAYLLDPGVFGFENGYVDAPDAPGLGIDIDESFVREQADTQFDWQNPIWYHDDGSIAEW
- a CDS encoding tyrosine-type recombinase/integrase — translated: MDLALEGTIDISREIAYRDRAIVVLLAGAGVRGAELFRDPRDDDRNGVTWGDIDLENHSLEVFGKSRQYERVGLPSAAQDALQRYRRIADPPIDDWPIFPTNHAPSKYAAYRDAVEEDPDADVAIDDALRSAQVPPPALTKAGGRSVMKRLTKEASINLENGEYLKPHGARRALGAELYEKGHSELAQSALRHKSIETTHESYSDIQAKDVADGIDEVRE
- a CDS encoding IclR family transcriptional regulator; this translates as MANNTSSGRQLKTLTTAFELIDIIQQQNGMSIESLAKEMDLAQSTVHGYVKTLTNNGYLVYEDGKYHIGLEFLNKGGYARMRKPEYDLIISKLEGLAEQTGERVQFIVEENGRGYYIHTSIGQNAVQVDAHIGKVVHLHASSAGKAILAHLSEDRVKQILNQWGTPTYTQHTITSYEELLEELSTIRDRGYSISDQESISGLRAIGAPIRSQSSGQPLGAISLSGPAHRLKGEWFEQEIPDIVLAVVNEIELDLEYQ
- a CDS encoding IclR family transcriptional regulator produces the protein MTNKEDTTVKATATSVRLIEVLLEHNGATITELDDQVAFSKSTIHNHLDTLKQLGFVIRDNWTYRVSLRFLQIGGITRNRHPLYRASATEVRQLSTASRLVASLVVVERKTGICLCTAAREKADEPPIEMGDTLPLHCTAPGKALLAAMSPEDVDAIIDQNGLSEYTGNTLTSRSDLDEELQDIRSRGIAFDREEWQEDVRGIAAVIDDSQSQLGAISVVSSADTMSGKRFQQDIPGLVISSANRIQKRIRSQ